ACCAAGAGCAAAATCACTGCTGTAATAGACACCATTATTAAGAACAGCGTTTGAAGCAGCTGCCGCGCCGAGGATGTTTCCCCAACTAAGAGAAGCAGCTTTAGGTCTGCCTGACGTTCCCGAAGTAAACATCACAACCGCTCGTCGCTTAAGATCAAAGTTCGTGGCTGATACACTCGAGCATGTATCCACCTTAGCGTGCAAAATGGGCTCTTGCGCATCTTGCGCAATAGTGCTCGTATCCAAGGTTGACTGTGCAACAAAACTGGTGGTTGTTAGACGCGAAGTCTCGTGGTCTTGCGACCCTCTTTTGTCTCTTGTGTCGCTGTGGGTCTGCGGGCTAGCACCGTACAGTGCATTCTCTATGCTACGAATGGGTCTATCGGTACTCGGCAGCACGCTTTCGATACTGCGAATACGATCGCATTTTTCTTCTTCGGTTAAGCGGGCATTAAGCGCCACCACGGTAAAGCCACCGTATGCAGCAGCAAGCAACAGTTCCACAAAGGCGACGCTATTTTCTCCGTCAGTCGATACCCAACCGCCTTTTCCTACACCTGAAGCGGCAAACAACTCTGCGCGCTCTTTAGCAGAAGCTACCAGTTCACGCAGCGGTATTACACGATACGCATCAGTTGCATCGATAAGGCCTATCGCTTCCGGCTGCGCAGCCAACCTCTCTTCGATTAACCGAATAATATTCAACTCCACGGCAGCTCTCTTCTCTGTCTACCTTCTTAGGGAAAAACTGGAAACTGAGAGAAGTCGGGCTTGCGCTTTTCTTTAAAGGCGTCGCGACCTTCTTTTGCCTCGTCAGTGGTGTAGTATAAAAGGGTTGCATCCCCCGCTAATTGAGCCAAGCCCGCGTATCCATCTGTCGCAGCATTGAAACTTGCCTTCATAAAGCGCAGCGCAGTGGGACTCCACTGCAGCATTTCGCGCGCCCATGCAACACATTCATCCTCGAGTCTATCGAATGGCACCACTTTATTTACCATGCCCATTTCCTCGGCTTCTGCAGCAGTATATTGACGACAGAGATACCAGATCTCACGTGCTTTCTTTTGACCAACGATAGCCGCCAAATACGAGGCGCCATACCCCGCGTCGAAACTGCCCACTTTTGGCCCGGTCTGCCCAAACTTAGCTGTCTCAGCCGCAATAGACAGATCACACAGCAGATGCAGAATATGACCGCCGCCAATGGCATAGCCGTTAACCATAGCAATAATGGGTTTGGGCACCACGCGCATAAGCCGCTGCAGATCGAGCACATTAAGCCGCGGAATATCGTCTTCACCAACATATCCCCCATTGCCGCGAATCTTCTGGTCGCCACCGCTGCAGAACGCTTCGTCTTCATGGCGACCTCCATGATTCATACCGGTAAGAATAATGACACCCACCCGGGAATCATCGCGGGCAAGTGAAAAGGCATCGAACATTTCACTCACCGTGAGCGGAGTAAAAGCATTGCGTCGCTCGGGACGATTGATAGTGATCTTAGCAATGCGATCAGCGGTTTCGTAGACAATTTCGCGATAGTGCTTTTTTTGAACCCATTGGATGTCACTCATGGGTCTTCCCTCCTTGAGATACTGGCTGACGTATTAACATTAGCTCCCGCAGTTTGTATTCCTCGAACTTATGGAGTGCCTCGAACCAAAACGTCTTCTGCTATCGCTGCGATACCGCGAGCGAATTCTTCCGGGGCTTCCAAGTGTACGTTATGCCCCGCTTCAACCGGTACAAGCTGTACCGAGGAAGCATGCGATGCAAGACCAGCGGCAACGCGCGCATACTTGCTGTCCTTCGTACCATATACATAATGCACAGGTACGGAAAGTGAGTTAAGCATACTACTTGTTTCAGCCGCAAGAGGCATGGTATGAGCGCCCGCTGCGCGGCAAAGTGCTGCCAAAATATGAGAATCGCTTTCCATGCGCATCAGATGTTGCATCTGACGGATCTTTTGCGGAAGTGCCGCCTGACTTGCGAAGATTGGCAGCGACTCCCACCATGCCACTGCATCCGCCATGGATGTAGCCTCTTCAAAGCGTCGTGCCCAGCTTTCGTTGCGCGCTGCTAAACGAGCGCGCTCAGCAGCATCAACAGGTCCGATACCTGCACTTTCAAGCACCAGCGCATCGACGTCATTTTCGTAGCGGCGCACATACTCTAAGGCCGCACGCCCACCAAGTGAATAACCAACCAGTAAAAGACGAGGTTTGGTTGAAAAGAGCTCGGTGAGTTTTTCTCTTTCACGCTCAACAAGCTGGTGTGCTGTATCTGCCAGTGCCGACAGGCTCCATCTTTCTTGCAATTTCTCTTCTACTAGCAGGTGCTGCTTTTCCTGTAGTTCCTTTTTTACTGTCAGACACTGCCCGTCTTGCGATCCCTTTTCCGCCGACAGACGCTGCTCTTCTTGCAGCTTTTCTTCTGCTGGCAGATGACATCCACCTTGAAATTCCCCTCTTTCACACGCAAGACCGTCTGGGGTTATAGACATCACTGAACTCAAGAGGGCGCTCGGGTCGGTAAACACTGCTGAATCTGCAGGTGTGTTTGAAATTGTAGAGCTACCAGAACCGCCAAGTTCGCCTAAAGTGACCTCTCCCTCGATAAATAAAGACGGCGCATAGGTTGCAAAGAGCGGCATAGTATTCTTTAGATTACTCGCCGAATCGCTTTGTAACGCAACCAGTTGAGCTCGGACAACATCCCACGTACGACCATACTGCATAAATCCATGCAAGAAGACGACAAGCAGCGGCGCTCTCGATTGCATACCTATCTGCACGGCCTACCGATATGAACGGTAGCGATCAGCCACGCCCGCAAGAGGCACCGGAATGTCGATCACGGTGATGCCCGGTGTCCCGAGACAAGAGTCATACACCCGCCTGAAATCATGCACACTTTCAACGCGACGATAATCAGCCCCAAACGCCAGCGACAAATGCTTTACGTTCATGTTCTGTGGCGTTAAAAACAGTCGCTCAAAATAATCTTCTGTCGACTTCTGTGGAAGCATATCGAAAATAGCGCCCCCATTGTTGTTGAGCAGCACAACAACAATACACGGCATATGTCCTTCACCACGCGCTTGACGAATATGCATTTCATTCTGAAGTGAAAGGGCATTTGCATCATGAAGAAATGCCAGATCACCAATAAGAACAGTGGTCTGTTCAAAATCTTGCGCAGCACCAAAAGCGGTCGAAAGCGTTCCGTCAATACCGTTAAGCCCGCGGTTGCACAGAAGGCTCAGATGCTTATCCGACCGCCGATAAAATGTATCAATAGCCCGAATACTCATGCTGTTAGCGCTGAAAACAAGAGAATCGGCAGGTGCCATTTCGAGCAACTTCGCCACATAGGCGCCCTCGAAATCGTTATTCTGCGGTTGATCAACAAGTTCGAGCTTCTTCGCAGCAGCATCGTTAGCAGCTACCCATTCACGGGCGGCGGCGAGCGATGCCCCTTTCTTGGTGGGCAAGTCAATTAATGCTTGAGCACATACCACTGGCAGAGTGCGCACTAAGAGATCGGTTCCTGCCGTGAAGTCGCGAGTGTCCCGCACGTCAGCTACTATCTGCACTGGTTGCTCTGAAGCGACCAGCTGGGTAAGACGCTTGGAAATAGGCCAGCGACCAAAGCGAATGACTACCTCAATATGCGGCGCATCGCCACCAAGCAGGGTATCGTAAGCATCAATAATGAATGGGTCATCATAAGACCGCAGCCCTGAAAGCGGATCAGCTAAAAGAGGAATATTTCTCGTGTGCGCAAACTCAATGAGAACGCGGGCATCCTCTTCGCTGTTGATGGACCCTTCTCCGCAAACCGCCACGCAACGTTTCCCGTGAAACACTGAAAAAATGCCTTTTGCGTCCCGCGGGTATAGGCCCTGTCCAGGCGCAATCGTGGGAGGTAGCGGATTTGCTGGTGGCAGACTCTGAGTCGTAGTTGAAGCAGGAATCAGCGGTTCATCGAGAGGGAAATTAAGATGAACGGGACCAGCATCAGAGCTCGTACAGCCCGGGTGAGAACCATACGCCGCCACGCAGGCTTCAAGCGCTATCTGCCGGGCTGATCGCAATACTGCAGCGCTTGCCGAAGGAACAGGCATGTTGGCAAAAAAGCGGACATGATCGCTGAAAAGCTTGATCTGGTCGCACGTCTGAGGCGCTCCAAGATGTTGTAGACGCGCAGGACGATCGGCTGAAAGGAATATAACTGGTACACGGCTTGATTCTGCTTCGAGTAAGGCCGGCATCCAGTTTGCCGGTGCGGTACCACTTGAGCAGATTACTGCCACAGGGCGCTTGCGTGCTTTGGCTAAGCCAAGAGCAAAAAAGGCAGCACCCCGTTCATCGACATCAACATAAACTTGTCCAAAACGTTCAAATGCCTTCATGGCCAAGCCGGTTGAACGGCTTCCCGGGCTAATAACATAGTCGGTTACACCGCAGCGCGCCATTTCGGAAAAGAACATATCGAGATATGTAGCAAGCACCTGATCAGCTTTGTCATCAACATCGACAATGCACTTACTTTCCCGCACCTTGTCGACAAGTGTATTCTTCCAGGCCGTTTGTGCTTGTACGGGTGCATCAACCGATGCCAGTTGATCCATCTGTTCAATCTGGTCTCCTTGTGAAGAGGTAGCAGTCTGCTGGGGAGAGCCGCCTTCCGCAGATTGAATGACTTGTGCAGGTTGGCTCATTTGCTCAGAAGCATCAACTGCCTCAGAAGGGCCTGTTTGTGCAGGCTGTTTTGCCTGGTCGAGAAGGCCATCGTGCACAGGTATCTCAGCGCTAGTGTCAGTTGTGCTGGTGCGCACTTCCTCTGGCACATTGTCAGCTGGAGGCTCAGCATCGACCGGGGACTCTGCTGACTCATCAGCAGCTGATAGTTCACTGCGAGCTTCTACTCGCGTGTCACCAATTTCTGATGCTATTTCTAATTCGTCATCAGCTTCTGGCTCTTCGCTTCCGTCGTCATGAAGGCGATCGATAGCTCGTCCCGCATCGGCCGCCATCTGCTGAGCAACAGCAGCGTCAGCAATCACTGCTTCGCCCGACTCCTGCTGCGCCATTGCTTCACGAGCACGTTCAATAGCCGAACGCGCTGCCCGATTATGATTGACAACAGCCTGTGCTTCCTGGCCGATATCGAGCATCCGTGCTTCTTGGTTAATATCGAACGTCGACACTTCTTGATCTACATCCGGCTTTATCGCACGCCCTCGTTCACGCGCAATAGCACGTTCAGCGGCCTCGATAATGCGCCGATCAATCCCCGTTAATTGTGTAGCCATCGGACGCGTTGATTCCGCGTCTTCTTTCGACTCGACAATCACTATTCCCTGCCCCCTTCAAAGGCTGAAAGAATGGTCTTCAACTTCATGTCTATCTCATCGTATTCCTCATCGGCATTGCTGCCCTCGACGATACCGCAACCGGCATAAAGCCATCCGTCCTGACCATCAAAAACGCCGCTGCGAATAGTTACTGAATATTCTCCTTCGCCATCAGCCGTACTATATCCGACCGATCCCCCAAAAAGGCCACGATTATACGATTCGATCTCGCGAATAAGCATAAGCGCCTCACCAACGGGCAGCCCAGAAAGAGCAGGGGTTGGCATGAGCTGAGCGGCCAATTCATCAAGGCGGTGACCCTCCATCAAGCAGGCGTGTGCGGGAGTCTGCAAATGCTGCACCTGAACAAGCTGTTTGAGCTGCGGAATTGTGGGAATGTCGACCTGATAACAATTACGCTCAAGCACCTGTCGAATAAAACCAACAACTGCTTCATGCTCACGTCTATTTTTTTCATCAGCAAGCAATTGCTGTCCCAAATTATCTGTTTCTTGGTCGGTTGCTCCCACTGGTGCCGTTCCGGCAAGGCATTCACTTTCCACCTGACCGGCGCACACACGAACAAGCAACTCTGGCGTACAGCCACAAAAGAAAACATCACCGTACCGATATAAAAAGACACAACCCTTCGCTGGTCCGTCGATAAGATTTACCAGCACGTCTTTGCTTGAAAACCGACGCTGAGCATGCAGGGGAATCCGCCGAGATAAAACCACTTTCGATAGACGCTTCTGCTTAATAGCCTCAAGAGCACGTTTTACCTGGCCAGACCATATCTGACGATCGTCTTTACCAACCTGATACGGAATACTCACGCAAGCGTGCTGATACGGGCGACTCGCGGCCTCAGCAAACCGCTCGACACGACCGGGGTACACCGGTCCAAGACTGTTAACCTGAATAAAGCGACCGCTTTCGGTTTCTATAAAAACAAGTTCAGGAACCATAAAGGGAACCTGAGGAAAGCTTGCAAACAAATCATCAAGCGGTTTGGGATTCGTTGCGTCAAACCGATTAAATGAAAAAAGAATGGGCGACAGTGTCTTCGGCCCTTGAAACACGGGGTCGATATCGGCAAGAGCAGGCACCGCAATGCAGCGACCCAAGCCAAGAAAGCGACGGGAACAGTCTTTACAATAATAGACAAACTGATCGGTAAAGCCATCCTGCACGTTGCAGAAGGCATCAAGCACCGCACCTTCAAGAGGCATCGTGTACGTGTAAAGCTTTGGCATGCAAACGTCCTTGTTGAGGGTGATTTCGCCCTATTCTAACATCAGCCACACGCAAACCGAACGATATCGTTCGCCGCTTGCACCACCTTATCCGCCCCGGCTGCTATAAGACTTGCAGGAGGATTATATCCCCAGGTAACCGCCCAGGCTTGCACGCCGGCACGGTGCGCAACCTCCATGTCTGTTGGCGAATCTCCAACATAAGCGGCTTCTTGCGGCCGACAAGCAAGTTCACTCAGCGTACGCAATAAGCCCGTTGGGTCGGGTTTACGCGGTATTTCAGGACCCTCGCCATGAACGATATCGAACAAGCCGGGGAAATAACGCGTTACAACTTGCTGAGTACCAGCATCAAACTTATTAGAAAGTACTGCGGTTTTAATACCTGCCCGCCGCAGATTTGCAAGCATATCTTCTATGCCGGGGAAATAACTGGTAAGGGTATCCCCCATTACTGGATAGAGCGCACGCCAATGATCCAGCGTCCGTAAAAGATCCTCTTGCGAGGTCCCCGCAGGAAGTGCCTGGCTGATCAGCGATTCAGCGCCAAGACCGATATAGCTCAAGATTTCATCACGGCTATGAGTTGAAAATCCCAAATCACTCAGGGCTTTGTTAGTGATGACAACCAAATCAGGAAGGGTATCAAGCAGGGTTCCATCCAGATCAAAGATCACTGCCCGCACTGTACCCATCCGCTTGCTCCTTATTCCCGATAGCACCTTTTGATAGCAAAAACCCCGCATAAAGCGGGGCTGACAATCGATTGGAGCGGGTGACGGGATTCGAACCCGCGCATACAAGCTTGGGAAGCTTGTGCCTTACCACTTGGCGACACCCGCAATGCGAAGAGCATTATAGCAGACACGTTTTGCCAACCCGTTGCAACTCGACCACTAAAAAACCGCCCACCTTTCAAGGCAGACGGCTTTTCTTTATTGCAAAGATATGTAGGCTATTTCACAGAGCCGATACGGCAAATAGTAGTGCCACAGTCTGGACATTTACCCTTTACGATCGGCTTACCATTTTTTGTTGTGCCCTCGACGGGATCCTTCATGATCTTCTTCGCCTTGCACTTCATGCAGTACGCTTCTACAGCCATGAAATAACCTCTTTTTCGTTCCCTTGTCTTTCTGCCTGCGCTTAGCTGATGTGGCTAAGATAGTACCAATTATACTCCTTCTTCATAAATCTCCAGTTAAAACAGGGAAAACACTAGAAATCTATATGTGACTAAATATTTTTAAGTGTGGCGAGCACATAATCTACACTGGTTTGCAGTGCTTCAGCGTCAATATTCTCCACAACATCATCGCCTTGCCCCAGCCCTGCTGGCTTACCCGCCGCCATGCCAGCGACAGTTACAGCCTGCAAGCCGTTCTTCATGGCGACAGACGCAGCGCTATCTCGCCAGTCGATTTTCGCTGAAGCTGCCAGGATGCCCGAAGCCTGACTTGCCATGCGCAGATAACGCTTCACGCGCGCGGAAAGCTTCCGCGTGAGAACCGCACCTTCTTCGTCGATATAGCTTAGCGTGCCACCGCCAAGCGATTCGAGGTTTATCACGATAGAGCCACGGAGCTCCGCGTGATGGTCGCGCAAAAACGCTTTCATGCCGGCATTTCCGTCAACCGACGAACCAAGCGCGACAAGCCACACTTCAACAGTAACGTCGGTACCGCGCAAGGCGTAGATCTCTTGCATTTCATCAGCAACCGTTGGGGAAGCCTGTGAACCTTCAGAAGCCGCGCTATCACCCGCAGCAAGACGGTCTGCCATGCGTGCAACCTCAGCAAATTCAGGGGAAACACCTTCGTGTGCCGCACGAGACCGTGTCGGATGTTCTGGTTCGATAGGTGCTTCAGCAGCGCCCTCATCGGTTTCACGCGCATATGAAGCACGTGAAACAAGATCACTCGCAGCCGCCCGAGCACGCGAGAAAGCGCCGCCATTCCAGCGTTTATCTTCGTCGTCATGATCCCATTTAGACTGATCGTACGAATCCGATGAGTCCTCCGTGCCACGCGAGGTTTGATAGTCGCTTCCCTCCTGGAAACTTTCCCATCCGCCGCGCGCTGCGCCTACTTCCCTTGGATTGAAGTCGTCTCCAATATCAAGCCACTCGGAAGTACTTTGCTCCTCGACATCCTTTTTACGACGCCCAAATAAACGCGAGAAGAAGCCGCGTTTTGTGGGCATTTCCATATATCCAGGACCCGCAAACGACCCGGTCTGGGTAGCCTGCGATTCGTAATCGGAATCGTCGGCATCGTCAATATAGAGTTCATCTTCAGCCACATCAGCGACGAGTTCGTCGCCAACAGGCGCAAACGAACCCGTCGCTCCTGCTGAAGCAAAGGACCCAGCAAGGCTCACGGTACTGTTGTTGTCACGTTCGTTCGCAGAAACGGCCGAAATAGAACCGCTCATCGATGGAAGGGTATTGCGCAGAGCTGCTTTCTTATTATCCATCTGCAGCATGTCGAGAGAAAGCGCGCCCGTCCCGTCGGGATTTACACGCGGAATGCGCGAAGACAACAGTGTTTTGGCAGCCGTATCAGATGAATCTTCTGCGGCAGCAGCCAGGGGAGCCGGCTGCTTCATATCACTTGGTGCCGGTGGAACGTCGCTTGGTGCTTCTAGATTAGGCAGAGCCGATGCATTGATGTCGGGGTCCTCAGAAACATCAATCGGGCGCATTGCAACGGTTGGCTGCGCTGGAGACGCAACGTTCCGTTGGCCTGCAGTACGTTGCGAATCGGTGGCGCTCTGTGGTAATGAAGTATCTTTCAAAGCAGTAGCGCCTTGTGATGGTGAACGACGATATGAAACAGAAGGTCTCGCAGCGCGTTCACGAGCAATGGTGGCATCCGATACATCATGATCGTTAATAGGTGCGCGTGGATCCACTTCATCATGATCGACAAACTGCAAAGATGGGTCGTCTGTTCCGTTAACTACCACTCGGTCGCCCCCGCGACGGACCGCAGGCATAACACGGCGAGAGGGTGCTTTTTGCAGTTGTTCTACACGACTAAGGTTCTCCGCTCGCTGTGGTTGTTGCAATGATGAAACATCAAGAGGAGGCATGGCCGTTGTCTGACCCGCATCACCGTTACTAGCGACATCAACACTGCTGGGCGCGCCCGCAGCCACCACTTCCTGCTGGCGAGGTGCAGACACCATGGGTGTTTGAGATTGACTATTAGGGAGACTCTCTGATCTGGGGGTCAAAGGAGTCGCTGCGTGAACATTCTGGCTGGAAGGGATAGCACTGAAGTGATCAGTTGCCGAAACACTTTGGTCACTCGGAGAAACATTTCGGCATTCAGTCACAGAAGCGTTTTGAGCAGCAGAAAGAGCGCTTGCGTTGTTTGCTTTTTCTGGTGCTGTTGGTGCAGCCACTTCCCTGATTGACGGTTGGAAGGCTTCAGCATAAGCACGCGCTTCGGTACCAAGTACCCGGTTTGCTTCGTTAAAATGAGCGCTGCTTTCCGCCACTGCCGCATCAAGAGCATCAGCATACCGTGAGCGTTTGGCAGGTTTATCTGCCTGAGGGCGTTTTGCTTTTTGTTGCGCAGCTTTATACCAATCAGGAACGGTGGACTGTTGACTGGTGCTATTGGCAGGCTGCTGGCTGTTCAGAGCGGACGACTCACTCATATCTGGCTCAGCAGTACGGCCATGCGCAGACTGACCTGCTTCTTCATCGCCATTACCTGTTAGCGCAGGGACTGCTGCACCATCCAACATAGATGCCGGCTGATCAGCTGGTTTTCTTTCCTGGTCGTGCAATTTTTCCTCGACAGCAGCAGCGCGTTGCAATTGATCGTGCGCGGCCGCAGGAACATCAGTCGGAGCTACTTCATACACAAGCTCGGCACCTTCAGGTACAACACCAGCTGCTTCAGCAGCTGCCGCGCCGTGAATAACCGTGTTCTCTGAACTGTTTTGTACAGAGCTATAGGGAACATCCCCGGTCTGATCAACAACACTTGCTACAGAATTACTAGGCACATAACTATCCTGCATAGCATTGTCTACTACAAAATCACCTGGCGTAGAGTCATCTGACGCAAACTCAGCTGATGAGAAACCGTCCTGTCCAAATTCATCTTGCATATCCTCATCAACAGCAGTTCCTGCTGAGGAACCAGACAGGCGACGAGCTAATTCAACAAGTACTGCTGAAGCCGATGCATTGTTATTGGCTCCTTCGTTGTAAGCCGCTGCCCGATGCAAACCAAAAGAAATGGCCGGAGCAAGAGCAAGCACCGCAGCAATTACGAGAAGGACGGCGAAAACCACAGCCCCTGCCCCTGAGGGATGCACAAGACCCTGAAGTAACCAGAGTATGGGCAAAATCGCCAGCGCCAGATAGGCAGATTTTTGAATAATGGAATAAACCTGCGTACCGAGACCATTGAGATCGGAAAGAACTTTGCCGGTGTCGTAGGGCGCCACAATAATAACTTTGCGATGACGATGAACAGCCACTTCGCCTGGATGATACCGTACAACGACGTTTTGACTGATCCCCCGCTGAAACAAGCGAGAAAGAACGGGTTGCCCAAACATCTCTGCCGCTATCAGACCCGCTGCAACTAATGTAAGTGCAAATGCGAGCCATGTCATCATGGGCAGAAGCAGAGCAATAACGGTTACAAAGACCGCAACCCCAAAGCAGATTGCTTCAATAATCCCCGGTTGAGAATTGCAGGCGAATTCTTCCACCTGAGCACGCAGCCCTGCCGTAGCACGAAACTGCTGAGCCAGGTATTCGCTCGCTCTCTGCTCTTCTTCCGTGCCCGCCGGTCGGGGGCCGATTTCCTGAGACAGATATGCGATATCATCCATCATTGTCGACATATATGCGCCTTTCGGTCAGATAGCGGTACCGCGCAGGTGGCGTCCTGCATGAGTATACGCTATTTCCTATCTATCCTGCGATAATGCCGCAACCACTTCACGAGCGGACAAAATTGTTATATTGCGACTCGGCATAGATTTTAGAAAAACCTTCCCATAGCCCTTTGTTACTAAGCGCCTGTCAGCCAAAATAAGAGACCCTGTATCGTGCGCTGACCGAATGAGCCGTCCTGCAGCTTGCTTTGTTTCAATAACCGCCTGAGGAAGCACATAATGCGACCACGCCTGGGCATCCATCTGCGCACGGGCGCATGAGAGTGGGTCGGTCGGCTTGCTAAACGGCAATTTGGGAATGACCACCGTCTTGAGCGTCGCGCCGGGAGCATCAAAACCTTCCCAGAAGCTCTTAAGCGCAAACAGTGAAAGATGCTCATCGGCGATAAATTCATCGCGCAAGCCTTTTACTGAAACGCCCCACTTCTGACACACAACTCGCAGGCCATCACCCTTAAGGGCTGCTTGAACTGTACTGTGCGCTCGCTCCATTTCCCGACGATTTGTAAACAGAGAAAGGGTTGAACCTGCACTTGCCCGATGAATATCAATAAGAAGCTGTTCGAGAGCTGCAAGATATCGCGCGTCGTTTGGTTCTGGCATATCCTCGACAACATATATCTTCATATTTTCATCGAAGTCATAGCTGGACCCTAACTGCAAATGCACGGTCGCGCGCTCCCCTTCTTCAGAAAGGCCCAACGCCGTAAAGAAAGAATCAAACGCATTAGCAATCGTCATCGTTGCAGAGGTAAAAACAATGCTATGAGTCCGCGCATACAGACGTTCAGCAAGTTCATTACCCACATTTAACATAAGAGCATCGAGCTTTTCTGACCTGCGTGAATACGTATTTTTTTTGCGCGCAAGCTGAACAGAATAGGCAAAGGTATCGGAACCTTCAAATACAATCAGCTCGATTGAATTAATGACATCCTTCAAATAGAGGGCCATTGAAGCAATATCGCGCTGAATGGCGGCAGCTCCTTTAACATCTTCCATGAGCCCCACCATCTCTTGGCATGCTTTGATAAGCTTCTCAGAGGCATCAACAAGAGCGTGACCTGCCGTCGAAAGACTCTGAAATACTTCGCTTGAACGAACTTGATCGTTAATCCATATATCAACAAGGTCATAGCTCTTTGAGCGCGATGACGTATCAAAATAAAGAAGACTCTCAGCTGCCTGGGTGAATTCATCGACCGCGCAAGCAAAAGCATCGCCGGCGCGTTTCGCTTTACCGCTCAAGGCAAATAAAAGCGTGTCTCCGCCAGATAGCCCCGTCTGACCACTGATTGGATCATTCTGACTCTTCAGGGTTAAGTCATCGCGCAGCAGCGCGGTTTCATCAAGGTCAGCGGTAACTGTTGATGCGAATGCATCTTCATTAGCATCAATTTTGCCCACAAGCTTTCGTTCTGCCTGATCAAATATCGTTTGACCCATCGCAGAAGACGGGCTCACCCGCTGGGCACGCCGTGCTAACTCATCAAGTTCAATACTACTGCCAAGAGCACGACGTGCCTCTCCCTCTGCATTGTGGGCCTCATCAATAACCCAATATCGAATAGAAGGTAACAATCCCCCATCGGCCGCAACATCACAAAAGAGCAGGGTTTGGTTTGTCACAACAATATCTGCTGCTTCAGCTTTAAACCGAGAGCCATGTACGTAGCACCGCTGTCCGTAAAACGGGCATTTCTTGCGCAGGCAATCGTGTGACGTCGTAGTAATTTCATATCGTGGCATCAGTCGGTAATCCACCCGCATGCCATCGATGTCTTCATATTCACTTTGTTCGATAAAGGAAAGAACACCCGCCAACGCAGGAGCTTGAGACAACTCTCGGTCTTGCACTGTTTTCATGTGCGGTCCTGTCTGCATAAGGCGTTCTACCTTACGCAAGCACAGGTAATGCGAAAAGCCCTTCAAACTGCAGTAAGAAATACCCCCAACCGCTGATGACAAACGTGGTAATTCGTGATGCATCAGCTGGTCAAGCAGTGCATTTGTTTTTGTCGCAACACCAACAGTAATACCGTTC
This genomic interval from Cryptobacterium curtum DSM 15641 contains the following:
- a CDS encoding helicase C-terminal domain-containing protein; this encodes MIEKYLTETTPHRIVERYKALKDRAATGRFGVLDKDIVVIDTETTGISFVRDELTQIAAARMVEGKIVDWFVTFVNPGRPIPEEISHLTSIYESDVADAPSPEEAVFQLVDFVGESCLVAHNAAFDKHFCTKPATGESLTHNIWIDSLDLARIALPRLKSHRLLDLVRAFDAPLSTHRADADVEALCAVFRILLAAVDAMSQGLIDEIAAMATEEEWPTVHVFKQFASQDALNSATGDTTDSVATDGMAIPTNSVMNAKKSHFDLRALRNHTVKQEWGSPRVDAETLAADPQRGLQFASSAEIREAFSSAGPVGKIYPEFEARDEQVTMAEAVNDAFSTGKNLAVEAGTGVGKSMAYLVPAVFTAQKNGITVGVATKTNALLDQLMHHELPRLSSAVGGISYCSLKGFSHYLCLRKVERLMQTGPHMKTVQDRELSQAPALAGVLSFIEQSEYEDIDGMRVDYRLMPRYEITTTSHDCLRKKCPFYGQRCYVHGSRFKAEAADIVVTNQTLLFCDVAADGGLLPSIRYWVIDEAHNAEGEARRALGSSIELDELARRAQRVSPSSAMGQTIFDQAERKLVGKIDANEDAFASTVTADLDETALLRDDLTLKSQNDPISGQTGLSGGDTLLFALSGKAKRAGDAFACAVDEFTQAAESLLYFDTSSRSKSYDLVDIWINDQVRSSEVFQSLSTAGHALVDASEKLIKACQEMVGLMEDVKGAAAIQRDIASMALYLKDVINSIELIVFEGSDTFAYSVQLARKKNTYSRRSEKLDALMLNVGNELAERLYARTHSIVFTSATMTIANAFDSFFTALGLSEEGERATVHLQLGSSYDFDENMKIYVVEDMPEPNDARYLAALEQLLIDIHRASAGSTLSLFTNRREMERAHSTVQAALKGDGLRVVCQKWGVSVKGLRDEFIADEHLSLFALKSFWEGFDAPGATLKTVVIPKLPFSKPTDPLSCARAQMDAQAWSHYVLPQAVIETKQAAGRLIRSAHDTGSLILADRRLVTKGYGKVFLKSMPSRNITILSAREVVAALSQDR